Proteins encoded together in one Bradyrhizobium sp. PSBB068 window:
- a CDS encoding pyruvate dehydrogenase complex E1 component subunit beta, with the protein MPIQVLMPALSPTMEKGNLAKWLKKEGETIKSGDVIAEIETDKATMEVEATDEGTLGKILIPEGTADVAVNTPIATILADGESAADLAKVPAAPAPKAAEAPAAEAKRDAKAEAPQPAAKAPAAPVSEALPDPEIPAGTEMITQTIREALRDAMAEEMRRDGDVFIMGEEVAEYQGAYKVTQGLLQEFGARRVIDTPITEHGFAGVGVGAAMAGLKPIVEFMTWNFAMQAIDQIINSAAKTLYMSGGQMGCSIVFRGPNGAAARVAAQHSQDYAAWYSQIPGLKVIAPYSAADYKGLLKAAIRDPNPVVFLENEMLYGHTGEVPKLPDFVVPIGKARIARAGKDVTIVSWAMGMSYALKAADELAKEGIEAEVIDLRTIRPMDTETVINSVKKTGRAVTVEEGWQQSGVGSEVAARIMEHAFDYLDAPVARVSGKDVPMPYAANLEKLALPSVAEVVAAAKAVSYR; encoded by the coding sequence ATGCCCATTCAAGTGCTGATGCCTGCGCTGTCGCCCACCATGGAGAAGGGCAACCTCGCCAAATGGCTGAAGAAGGAAGGCGAGACCATCAAGTCCGGTGACGTCATCGCCGAGATCGAGACCGACAAGGCGACGATGGAGGTCGAGGCCACCGACGAGGGCACGCTCGGCAAGATCCTGATTCCGGAAGGCACCGCCGATGTCGCGGTGAACACGCCGATCGCCACCATCCTGGCCGATGGCGAAAGCGCCGCCGACCTCGCCAAGGTGCCCGCGGCTCCTGCGCCGAAGGCTGCGGAGGCGCCTGCTGCTGAAGCCAAGCGAGATGCAAAGGCGGAAGCGCCGCAGCCCGCGGCGAAGGCGCCGGCTGCACCGGTCAGCGAAGCACTGCCCGATCCGGAAATCCCGGCGGGCACCGAGATGATCACCCAGACCATCCGCGAGGCGTTGCGCGATGCGATGGCCGAGGAGATGCGCCGCGACGGCGACGTCTTCATCATGGGCGAGGAGGTCGCCGAGTATCAGGGCGCCTACAAGGTGACGCAGGGCCTGTTGCAGGAGTTCGGCGCGCGGCGCGTGATCGACACGCCGATCACCGAGCACGGCTTTGCCGGCGTCGGCGTCGGCGCGGCGATGGCCGGACTGAAGCCGATCGTCGAGTTCATGACCTGGAACTTCGCCATGCAGGCGATCGACCAGATCATCAACTCCGCCGCCAAGACGCTCTATATGTCCGGCGGCCAGATGGGCTGCTCGATCGTGTTCCGCGGACCGAACGGCGCCGCCGCGCGCGTTGCGGCCCAGCACAGCCAGGACTACGCCGCCTGGTACTCGCAGATCCCGGGCCTCAAGGTGATCGCGCCGTACTCGGCCGCCGACTACAAGGGCCTGCTCAAGGCCGCGATCCGCGATCCCAATCCGGTGGTCTTCCTCGAGAATGAAATGCTGTACGGCCACACCGGCGAGGTGCCGAAGCTGCCCGACTTCGTGGTGCCGATCGGCAAGGCGCGCATTGCCCGCGCCGGCAAGGACGTCACCATCGTCTCCTGGGCGATGGGCATGTCCTACGCGCTGAAGGCCGCCGACGAGCTCGCCAAGGAAGGCATCGAGGCCGAGGTGATCGATCTGCGCACCATCCGTCCGATGGACACCGAGACCGTCATCAACTCGGTGAAGAAGACCGGCCGCGCGGTCACGGTGGAGGAGGGCTGGCAGCAGAGCGGTGTCGGCTCCGAGGTCGCCGCGCGCATCATGGAGCATGCGTTCGACTATCTCGACGCGCCGGTCGCGCGTGTCTCAGGCAAGGACGTGCCGATGCCCTACGCGGCCAATCTCGAAAAGCTCGCCCTGCCTTCCGTCGCCGAGGTGGTCGCGGCCGCCAAGGCCGTGTCCTACCGGTAG
- the pdhA gene encoding pyruvate dehydrogenase (acetyl-transferring) E1 component subunit alpha, with protein sequence MAAPKKSVAKESGQDKAGSPPEFSREQELKALRDMLLIRRFEEKAGQLYGMGAIGGFCHLYIGQEAVVVGMQMALKQGDEVITGYRDHGHMLACDMEARGVMAELTGRRGGYSRGKGGSMHMFSKEKHFYGGHGIVGAQVSLGTGLAFANRYRGNDNVSVTYFGDGAANQGQVYESFNMAELWKLPVIYVIENNRYAMGTAVSRASAQQDFSKRGVSFNIPGKQVDGMDVRAVKAAADEATAWCRGGNGPIILEMQTYRYRGHSMSDPAKYRTREEVEKVRHDHDPIEQVRNRLLASGVSEQDLKAIDGEVREIVNEAADFAQHDPEPDASELYTDIYR encoded by the coding sequence ATGGCCGCACCCAAGAAAAGCGTCGCGAAGGAATCAGGTCAGGACAAGGCTGGCTCTCCCCCCGAATTCAGCAGGGAGCAGGAGCTCAAGGCACTGCGGGACATGCTCCTGATCCGGCGCTTCGAGGAGAAGGCCGGTCAGCTCTACGGCATGGGCGCGATCGGCGGCTTCTGCCATCTCTATATCGGCCAGGAAGCGGTCGTGGTCGGCATGCAGATGGCGCTGAAGCAGGGCGACGAGGTCATAACGGGCTACCGCGACCACGGCCACATGCTGGCCTGCGACATGGAAGCCAGGGGCGTGATGGCAGAACTGACCGGACGCCGCGGCGGCTATTCCCGCGGCAAGGGCGGCTCCATGCACATGTTCAGCAAGGAGAAGCATTTCTACGGCGGTCACGGAATCGTGGGCGCGCAGGTGTCGCTCGGCACCGGCCTTGCGTTCGCCAACCGCTATCGCGGCAACGATAACGTCAGCGTGACCTATTTCGGCGACGGCGCGGCCAATCAGGGCCAGGTCTACGAAAGCTTCAACATGGCCGAACTGTGGAAGCTGCCGGTGATCTACGTGATCGAGAACAATCGCTATGCGATGGGCACCGCGGTGTCGCGCGCCTCGGCCCAGCAGGACTTCTCCAAGCGCGGCGTGTCTTTCAACATCCCCGGCAAGCAGGTCGACGGCATGGACGTACGTGCGGTCAAGGCCGCCGCCGATGAGGCCACGGCATGGTGCCGAGGCGGCAACGGTCCGATCATCCTGGAGATGCAGACCTACCGCTACCGCGGCCACTCGATGTCCGATCCCGCGAAGTACCGCACCCGCGAGGAAGTCGAAAAGGTTCGTCACGACCATGACCCGATCGAGCAGGTGCGCAACCGCTTGCTGGCCTCAGGCGTGAGCGAGCAGGATCTGAAGGCGATCGACGGCGAGGTGCGCGAGATCGTCAACGAAGCCGCCGACTTCGCGCAGCACGATCCGGAGCCGGATGCATCCGAGCTCTACACCGACATCTACCGCTGA
- a CDS encoding septum formation initiator family protein, translated as MVSRTRLKSILTGLALYTLAALMVGYFGVNAYTGKYGLNARQELDQEIIALTSELARLKKERAEGEQRVSLLRSDRVDPDMLDERARFQLDYANPRDLVRINKSN; from the coding sequence ATGGTCTCCCGTACACGCCTCAAATCGATTCTGACCGGGCTCGCGCTCTACACGCTGGCGGCGCTGATGGTCGGCTATTTCGGCGTCAACGCCTACACCGGCAAATACGGCCTGAACGCGCGCCAGGAGCTCGATCAGGAAATCATCGCGCTGACCTCGGAGCTCGCGCGGTTGAAGAAGGAACGCGCCGAGGGCGAGCAGCGGGTGTCGCTGTTGCGGTCGGACCGGGTCGATCCCGACATGCTGGACGAGCGCGCGCGCTTCCAGCTCGACTACGCCAACCCGCGTGATCTGGTTCGGATCAACAAGTCGAACTGA
- a CDS encoding NAD(P)H-dependent oxidoreductase: MAYNIVTIVGSIRKESLSLKIANALAKLAPASLQLDVTTLQGISFFNQDLEGAPPADWLAFREKLQKSNGVLFVTPEYNRSIPGVLKNAIDVASRPYGKSSFIGKPIGIIGNSPGPLGGVSAVKHLQNILPGISGPILGQPEAYLNGVGDAFDDKGELTKESLKGVLQQYLDAFAAFVEKQNR; encoded by the coding sequence ATGGCCTATAACATCGTCACCATCGTCGGCAGCATCCGCAAGGAGAGCCTGTCGCTCAAGATCGCCAATGCGCTGGCCAAGCTCGCGCCCGCTTCGCTGCAGCTCGACGTCACGACGCTTCAGGGCATTTCCTTCTTCAACCAGGACCTCGAGGGGGCCCCGCCGGCGGACTGGCTCGCCTTCCGCGAGAAGCTGCAGAAGTCGAACGGCGTGCTGTTCGTGACCCCGGAATACAACCGCTCGATCCCGGGCGTGCTGAAGAACGCGATCGACGTCGCCTCGCGGCCCTATGGCAAGAGCTCGTTCATCGGCAAGCCGATCGGCATCATCGGCAATTCGCCGGGCCCGCTCGGCGGCGTCAGCGCGGTGAAGCATCTGCAGAACATCCTGCCGGGGATTTCCGGTCCGATCCTCGGCCAGCCGGAAGCCTATCTCAACGGCGTCGGCGATGCTTTCGACGACAAGGGCGAGCTGACCAAGGAGTCGCTCAAGGGCGTGCTGCAGCAGTATCTCGACGCCTTCGCGGCCTTCGTCGAAAAGCAGAACCGCTGA
- a CDS encoding D-alanine--D-alanine ligase has translation MAERKRRVAILFGGRSAEHDVSRASAANVLRSLDPDRYEVTAIGITRDGRWIVADAGNGAGAGGGALTIPDHGPQLALLPGGQGRVVVLQGPGAAPAELPAFDVVFPVLHGPNGEDGTVQGALELSDVAYVGSRVMGSAAGMDKDIAKRLLREAGLPIVPFVVMSAAAPVSYDDAVNALGSQELFVKPANMGSSVGVSKARDAAEFEAGCRLAFRFDTKLLIERCVAPIREIECSVLEDAEGHIRASQLGEIVPSDKHGFYSYDAKYLDAEGALLQVPADVPPAVADRIRELAIKTFRVLGCEGMARIDFFLHGEEAFVNEANTLPGFTNISMYPRLWEASGLPQSALMDVLIGHALERHKRSRALAFERD, from the coding sequence ATGGCAGAGCGCAAGAGACGGGTTGCAATCCTGTTCGGCGGACGATCCGCCGAACATGACGTGTCGCGGGCGTCGGCGGCGAACGTGCTTCGCTCGCTCGACCCGGATCGCTATGAGGTCACGGCGATCGGCATCACCCGGGATGGCCGCTGGATCGTCGCCGATGCCGGAAACGGCGCGGGCGCGGGTGGCGGCGCGCTGACCATTCCGGATCATGGGCCCCAGCTCGCACTGCTGCCGGGCGGCCAGGGCCGTGTCGTGGTGCTGCAGGGGCCGGGCGCGGCGCCGGCGGAATTGCCGGCGTTCGACGTCGTCTTCCCGGTGCTGCATGGCCCGAACGGCGAGGACGGCACCGTGCAGGGGGCGCTGGAACTGTCCGACGTCGCCTATGTCGGCTCGCGCGTGATGGGCTCGGCGGCCGGCATGGACAAGGATATCGCCAAGCGCCTGCTGCGCGAGGCGGGATTGCCGATCGTTCCCTTTGTCGTGATGTCCGCCGCGGCTCCCGTCAGCTATGACGACGCGGTCAACGCCCTCGGATCGCAGGAGCTGTTCGTCAAGCCTGCCAACATGGGATCATCGGTCGGCGTGTCGAAGGCGCGCGATGCGGCGGAGTTCGAGGCAGGCTGCAGACTGGCGTTCCGCTTCGATACCAAGCTCCTGATCGAACGCTGTGTTGCGCCGATCCGGGAAATCGAGTGCTCCGTGCTCGAGGATGCCGAGGGCCACATCCGCGCCTCCCAACTCGGCGAGATCGTGCCGTCCGACAAGCACGGCTTCTACTCCTACGACGCGAAATACCTCGATGCGGAGGGCGCCTTGCTTCAGGTGCCCGCCGACGTCCCGCCGGCTGTCGCGGATCGCATCAGGGAGCTCGCGATCAAGACGTTTCGTGTGCTGGGTTGCGAAGGCATGGCGCGCATCGACTTCTTCCTGCACGGCGAGGAGGCGTTCGTGAACGAGGCGAACACCCTGCCCGGCTTCACCAACATCAGCATGTATCCCCGGCTGTGGGAGGCCAGCGGCCTGCCGCAATCCGCACTGATGGATGTGCTGATCGGCCATGCCCTGGAGCGTCACAAGCGCTCCAGGGCATTGGCGTTCGAGCGCGACTAG
- a CDS encoding zinc-binding dehydrogenase: MSDGKSGLQLRSLLKKDGELELSLVNVPTPEPGPDEVVVRVEASPINPSDLGLLIGPADMAAAKVSGSKELPVVTARVPDAALPGLAARLDESMPVGNEGAGVVIRTGSSDAAKALMGRTVAMIGGAMYAQYRTLRVTECLPLPEGTTPAEGASCFVNPLTALGMTETMRREGHKALVHTAAASNLGQMLNRICLKDGIGLVNIVRNKEQADILHKIGARHVVDSSAPDFMDKLTGALVETGATIAFDAIGGGKLAGQILVAMETAINKSAKAYSRYGSNTHKQVYIYGSLDTRSIELPRGFGMAWGVGGWLLFPFLMKIGPEAGNSLRQRVVAELKTTFASHYTKVVSLQETLQLDNIAVYGKRATGEKFLINPNKGA; the protein is encoded by the coding sequence ATGAGTGACGGCAAGAGCGGTCTGCAGCTGCGTTCGCTGCTCAAGAAGGATGGCGAACTGGAATTGTCGCTGGTCAATGTCCCGACCCCCGAGCCAGGCCCCGACGAGGTCGTGGTCCGGGTCGAGGCGAGCCCGATCAATCCGTCCGACCTCGGTCTCTTGATCGGCCCGGCCGACATGGCCGCCGCCAAGGTCTCCGGCAGCAAGGAATTGCCTGTGGTGACCGCGCGCGTGCCGGATGCGGCGCTGCCGGGCCTTGCCGCCCGGCTCGACGAGTCGATGCCGGTCGGCAATGAAGGCGCCGGCGTCGTCATCAGGACCGGTTCGTCGGACGCCGCGAAGGCGCTGATGGGCCGGACGGTCGCGATGATCGGCGGGGCGATGTATGCGCAATACCGCACGCTGCGCGTCACCGAATGCCTGCCGTTGCCCGAGGGCACGACGCCCGCGGAAGGCGCGTCCTGCTTCGTCAATCCGCTGACCGCGCTCGGCATGACCGAGACGATGCGGCGCGAGGGCCACAAGGCGCTGGTGCACACGGCGGCAGCGTCGAACCTCGGCCAGATGCTGAACCGGATCTGCCTCAAGGACGGCATCGGCCTCGTCAACATCGTGCGCAACAAGGAGCAGGCCGATATTCTGCACAAGATCGGTGCCAGACACGTCGTCGATTCCAGCGCGCCCGATTTCATGGACAAGCTTACCGGTGCGCTGGTCGAGACCGGCGCGACCATCGCCTTCGATGCGATCGGCGGCGGCAAGCTCGCCGGCCAGATCCTGGTCGCGATGGAGACCGCGATCAACAAATCCGCCAAGGCCTACAGCCGCTACGGCTCGAACACGCACAAGCAGGTCTATATCTACGGCAGCCTCGACACCCGCTCGATCGAGCTGCCGCGCGGCTTCGGCATGGCCTGGGGTGTCGGCGGCTGGCTCTTGTTCCCGTTCCTGATGAAGATCGGTCCGGAGGCGGGCAACTCGCTGCGCCAGCGCGTGGTGGCCGAGTTGAAGACCACCTTCGCCAGTCACTACACCAAGGTGGTGTCGTTGCAGGAAACCCTGCAGCTCGACAACATCGCCGTCTACGGCAAGCGCGCCACCGGCGAGAAATTCCTGATCAATCCGAACAAGGGCGCGTAA
- the eno gene encoding phosphopyruvate hydratase: MTDIVDIIGREILDSRGNPTVEVDVVLEDGSIGRAAVPSGASTGAHEAVELRDGDKSRYLGKGVEKAVAAINGEIFEALSDQAVEEQVAIDEIMIELDGTPNKSRLGANAILGVSLACAKAAAESFDMPLYRYVGGTSARTLPVPMMNIINGGVHADNPIDFQEFMILPVGASSFAEALRCGSEIFHTLRGELKKAGHNTNVGDEGGFAPNLPSADAALEFVMNAIGKAGYKAGDDVVLGLDCASTEFFKEGAYVYGGENKTRSRSEQVKYLADLVGRYPIVTIEDGMSEDDMDGWKELTDAIGNKCQLVGDDLFVTNVTRLADGIKHGRANSILVKVNQIGTLTETLAAIEMAYKAGYTAVMSHRSGETEDSTIADLAVATNCGQIKTGSLARSDRTAKYNQLLRIEQQLGTQAKYAGRAALKALA, from the coding sequence ATGACTGACATCGTCGACATCATCGGCCGCGAAATCCTGGATAGCCGCGGCAACCCCACGGTCGAGGTCGATGTGGTGCTGGAGGACGGGTCGATCGGCCGCGCGGCGGTGCCGTCGGGTGCCTCCACCGGCGCCCATGAGGCGGTGGAACTGCGCGACGGCGACAAGTCGCGCTATCTCGGCAAGGGCGTCGAGAAGGCGGTTGCCGCCATCAACGGCGAGATCTTCGAGGCACTCAGCGACCAGGCCGTCGAGGAGCAGGTCGCGATCGACGAGATCATGATCGAGCTCGACGGCACGCCGAACAAGAGCCGGCTCGGCGCCAACGCCATCCTCGGCGTCTCGCTGGCCTGCGCCAAGGCGGCCGCTGAATCCTTCGACATGCCGCTCTATCGCTACGTCGGCGGCACCTCGGCGCGGACGCTGCCGGTGCCGATGATGAACATCATCAATGGCGGCGTGCATGCCGACAACCCGATCGACTTCCAGGAATTCATGATCCTGCCGGTCGGCGCCAGCAGCTTCGCCGAAGCGCTGCGCTGCGGTTCGGAAATCTTCCACACCCTGCGCGGTGAACTGAAGAAGGCCGGCCACAACACCAATGTCGGCGACGAGGGCGGCTTCGCGCCGAACCTGCCGTCGGCCGACGCGGCGCTCGAGTTCGTCATGAACGCGATCGGCAAGGCCGGCTACAAGGCCGGCGACGACGTCGTGCTCGGCCTCGACTGCGCCTCCACCGAATTCTTCAAGGAAGGCGCCTACGTCTATGGCGGCGAGAACAAGACCCGCTCGCGTTCGGAGCAGGTGAAGTATCTCGCCGATCTGGTCGGCCGCTATCCGATCGTCACCATCGAGGACGGCATGTCGGAGGACGACATGGACGGCTGGAAGGAACTGACCGACGCGATCGGCAACAAGTGCCAGCTGGTCGGCGACGATCTGTTCGTCACCAACGTCACCCGGCTTGCCGACGGCATCAAGCACGGCCGCGCCAATTCGATCCTGGTCAAGGTCAACCAGATCGGCACGCTGACCGAAACGCTGGCGGCGATCGAGATGGCCTACAAGGCCGGCTACACTGCCGTGATGTCGCACCGCTCCGGCGAGACCGAGGACTCCACGATCGCCGACCTCGCGGTCGCCACCAATTGCGGGCAGATCAAGACCGGCTCGCTGGCGCGCTCTGACCGCACCGCCAAGTACAACCAGCTGCTGCGTATCGAACAGCAACTCGGCACCCAGGCGAAATACGCGGGCAGGGCGGCCCTGAAGGCGCTGGCCTGA
- the queF gene encoding NADPH-dependent 7-cyano-7-deazaguanine reductase QueF: MAKKSTKSTTSPGLQLGRAVEWPDTPEKAQLDRVPNPQAGTDYLVRFTVPEFTSICPVTGQPDFAHLVIDFVPGRWLLESKSLKLFAASFRNHGAFHEDCTVMIGKRITDEIKPKWLRIGGYWYPRGGIPIDVFFQTGRLPKGIWVPDQGVATYRGRG; this comes from the coding sequence ATGGCAAAGAAATCCACCAAATCAACCACCTCCCCCGGCCTGCAACTCGGTCGCGCGGTGGAATGGCCCGACACGCCGGAAAAGGCGCAGCTCGACCGCGTGCCCAATCCGCAGGCTGGTACCGATTATCTGGTACGCTTCACGGTGCCGGAATTCACCTCGATCTGCCCGGTGACGGGCCAACCGGATTTCGCCCATCTGGTGATCGACTTCGTGCCCGGTCGCTGGCTGCTGGAATCCAAATCGCTGAAACTGTTCGCGGCGAGCTTCCGCAACCATGGCGCATTCCACGAGGACTGCACGGTCATGATCGGCAAGCGGATCACGGACGAGATCAAGCCGAAATGGCTGCGCATCGGCGGCTACTGGTATCCGCGCGGCGGCATCCCGATCGACGTGTTCTTCCAGACCGGACGATTGCCGAAGGGCATCTGGGTGCCGGATCAGGGCGTCGCGACGTATCGCGGGCGGGGTTAA
- a CDS encoding MFS transporter, whose protein sequence is MTATSGMPPALNVITLATFAASLSVRALDPVLPHVADDFGVGIATAASFAAVFAFTFAAVQPAIGAAADLFGKARLMTICLALLGVANILGALSTSFPMLFVTRILAGIGSGGVFPVALSLTSDLVGPDKRQLAIGRTLAGSMTGNLLGATASGLIGDLLGWRGVLAVLGGLVIIVALAVAAGFRGAALNRPPRTSLKALRHGYRTIFTNPNARICYSAVFVEGCCVLGLFPFIASFLFELGESSLSIAGIVIAGFAIGGLLYTLTVSRLLPWIGVRGMMVVGATLVGIQLVGVAFGPHWKLQMAGLLVMGLGFYMIHGCLQVFASELSVEARATALSLHSFFFFMGQTVGPIAYGFGLQHAGKTATLVSAAAVMVVLGFICARFLKQTRPADAAARPDVEA, encoded by the coding sequence ATGACCGCAACCAGCGGCATGCCGCCGGCCCTCAACGTCATCACGCTGGCGACCTTCGCGGCGAGCCTGTCGGTACGCGCGCTCGATCCGGTGCTGCCGCACGTCGCGGACGATTTCGGTGTCGGCATCGCAACCGCAGCGAGCTTTGCCGCGGTGTTCGCCTTCACCTTCGCCGCGGTGCAGCCGGCGATCGGCGCCGCCGCGGATTTGTTCGGCAAGGCGCGGCTGATGACGATCTGCCTCGCGCTGCTTGGCGTCGCCAACATCCTCGGTGCGCTCTCGACCTCGTTCCCGATGCTGTTCGTCACCCGCATCCTCGCCGGCATCGGCTCGGGCGGGGTGTTTCCGGTCGCGCTGTCGCTGACCAGCGATCTCGTCGGCCCCGACAAGCGGCAGCTCGCGATCGGGCGAACGCTCGCGGGCTCGATGACCGGCAATCTGCTCGGCGCGACGGCGTCCGGCCTGATCGGCGATTTGCTCGGCTGGCGCGGCGTGCTCGCGGTGCTCGGCGGCCTCGTGATCATCGTCGCGCTGGCGGTTGCGGCCGGCTTCCGCGGCGCTGCCCTCAATCGCCCGCCGCGAACCAGCCTGAAGGCGCTGCGCCACGGCTATCGCACCATCTTCACCAACCCGAACGCGCGGATCTGCTACTCGGCGGTTTTCGTCGAAGGCTGCTGCGTGCTCGGGCTGTTTCCCTTCATCGCATCGTTCCTGTTCGAGCTCGGCGAGAGCTCGCTGTCGATCGCGGGCATCGTGATCGCGGGCTTTGCGATCGGCGGCTTGCTCTACACGCTGACGGTATCGCGCCTGCTGCCGTGGATCGGGGTGAGAGGCATGATGGTCGTCGGCGCAACGCTGGTCGGCATCCAGCTCGTCGGCGTCGCGTTCGGGCCGCACTGGAAGCTGCAGATGGCGGGCCTGCTGGTGATGGGCCTCGGCTTTTACATGATCCACGGCTGCCTGCAGGTGTTTGCCAGCGAGCTTTCGGTCGAGGCGCGCGCCACCGCGCTGTCGCTGCACTCGTTCTTCTTCTTCATGGGGCAGACCGTCGGCCCGATCGCCTACGGTTTTGGTCTTCAACATGCCGGCAAGACCGCAACGTTAGTCTCGGCCGCCGCGGTGATGGTGGTGCTCGGATTTATCTGCGCGAGATTCCTGAAGCAGACGCGGCCGGCTGATGCGGCGGCAAGGCCGGATGTGGAGGCTTAG
- the kdsA gene encoding 3-deoxy-8-phosphooctulonate synthase, translating to MTNQVSTQAAAPIVAVGSAKFGNALPLSIIAGPCQLESRAHALEVASALKEIAARLKIGLVYKTSFDKANRTSASAARGVGLKQALPIFAEIRSSLGLPVLTDVHEPDQCTEAAQAVDVLQIPAFLCRQTDLLVAAAATGKVVNVKKGQFLAPWDMANVVSKITGAGNANVLVTERGASFGYNTLVSDMRALPILARTTGAPVIFDATHSVQQPGGKGTSSGGEREFVPVLARAAVAVGVAGVFIETHPDPDHAPSDGPNMVPLRDFEALVKRLMQFDALAKTAA from the coding sequence TTGACCAATCAGGTTTCCACGCAGGCCGCCGCACCGATCGTTGCCGTCGGATCGGCCAAGTTCGGCAATGCCTTGCCCCTCTCGATCATCGCCGGTCCCTGCCAGCTCGAGAGCCGCGCACATGCGCTTGAAGTGGCGTCCGCGCTGAAGGAGATCGCGGCGAGGCTCAAGATCGGCCTGGTCTACAAGACCTCGTTCGACAAGGCGAACCGCACCAGCGCGTCGGCCGCGCGCGGCGTCGGGCTGAAGCAGGCGCTGCCGATCTTCGCCGAGATCCGGTCCTCGCTCGGGCTGCCCGTGCTGACCGACGTGCATGAGCCCGACCAGTGCACCGAGGCGGCGCAGGCGGTCGACGTGCTGCAGATCCCGGCCTTCCTGTGCCGGCAGACTGATCTCCTCGTGGCAGCCGCCGCGACCGGCAAGGTCGTCAACGTCAAGAAGGGCCAATTCCTGGCGCCGTGGGACATGGCGAATGTGGTCAGCAAGATCACCGGCGCCGGGAATGCCAATGTCCTGGTTACCGAGCGCGGCGCGTCGTTCGGCTACAACACGCTGGTGTCAGACATGCGCGCGCTGCCGATCCTTGCGCGCACCACCGGCGCGCCGGTGATCTTCGACGCCACCCATTCGGTGCAGCAGCCGGGTGGCAAGGGCACCTCGTCGGGCGGCGAACGCGAATTCGTGCCGGTGCTGGCACGCGCCGCGGTCGCGGTCGGCGTCGCCGGCGTGTTCATCGAGACCCATCCCGATCCGGATCACGCGCCGTCGGACGGTCCGAACATGGTGCCGCTCCGCGACTTCGAAGCCCTCGTCAAGCGGTTGATGCAGTTCGACGCGCTGGCCAAGACCGCGGCCTGA
- a CDS encoding PAAR domain-containing protein: MRISLVIGAVAAMSAISGLAHGQASSQPGVVTSGAAGVIVNGKPAARSGDTTSNGGPLVEGVPNVLINGKPAVVMGDRTHCGGKATSGSHGVFINGKPMVREGDQTSGCPQ; the protein is encoded by the coding sequence ATGCGCATTTCGCTTGTCATCGGAGCCGTGGCCGCCATGTCGGCGATCTCGGGCCTGGCCCATGGCCAGGCCAGCAGCCAGCCCGGCGTCGTCACAAGCGGCGCCGCCGGCGTCATCGTCAACGGCAAGCCGGCCGCCCGCAGCGGCGACACCACCAGCAATGGCGGTCCGCTGGTCGAGGGCGTGCCCAACGTCCTGATCAACGGCAAACCGGCGGTGGTGATGGGCGACCGCACGCATTGCGGCGGCAAGGCGACCTCGGGGAGCCACGGCGTCTTCATCAACGGCAAGCCGATGGTCCGCGAAGGCGACCAGACCTCAGGCTGCCCGCAATAA
- a CDS encoding NIPSNAP family protein encodes MIYETRVYRCLPGRLPALLKRFETVTLKLWDKHGIRQAGFFTTLVGESNQDLTYLLAWESLAEREKKWTAFQTDPEWIAARAKTEEDGQIVLTIENQLLVPTAFSSVK; translated from the coding sequence ATGATCTACGAGACCCGCGTCTATCGCTGCCTGCCGGGCCGGCTGCCGGCACTGCTCAAGCGCTTCGAGACCGTCACGTTGAAGCTCTGGGACAAGCATGGCATCAGGCAGGCTGGCTTCTTCACGACGCTGGTCGGCGAATCCAACCAGGACCTGACCTATCTGCTGGCCTGGGAATCGCTCGCCGAGCGCGAGAAGAAATGGACCGCATTCCAGACCGATCCGGAATGGATCGCCGCGCGCGCCAAGACCGAGGAGGACGGCCAGATCGTTCTCACCATCGAAAACCAGCTTCTGGTGCCGACCGCGTTCTCATCGGTGAAGTAA